A genomic segment from Spinacia oleracea cultivar Varoflay chromosome 3, BTI_SOV_V1, whole genome shotgun sequence encodes:
- the LOC130469625 gene encoding uncharacterized protein, which yields MKSTRAKNKKVVVECDLVEGPIFTPTHILDKKNARPATWGKQNVEALREECGFPPSAVIRLPQPDERPDWVSDGWVCFYEHPFKIGYTYPFSPLVRGVLRALAVPPAQLMPQVWRVMRLVDHLAGQLDMEFRVEDLVYTYKVQNYGAGRYLLHVKDDREALLGADKSNDRGWMGRFFFVELASLGSDSEFLTGEWMARGICLFFGVFGLVDLTLSHFFVFVGASFDTVGVGAEAIEKTAVLLEIPIKDRAFVGTKFEREEPQEEEISEPVSMSTSTGTGPSTRFGKAPSADALLKKRLESLGNTSRAKPITMLSPPKPPKTSTDTTVTGETSLLMPAEKKLPPCEGVEKARG from the exons ATGAAATCCACTCGCGCGAAGAAcaagaaggtggtggtggagtgcgatctggTTGAGGGCCCAATTTTCACCCCCACCCATATACTGGACAAGaagaatgctcggccggccACTTGGGGAAAGCAGAATGTGGAGGCACTTAGGGAGGAGTGTGGCTTtcctccgtcggcggtaattcggTTACCGCAGCCCGATGAACGGCCCGACTGGGTATCGGACGGTTGGGTGTGCTTCTACGAGCACCCCTTCAAAATTGGATACACTTATCCTTTCTCGCCTCTGGTGAGAGGGGTTCTGAGGGCGCTggcggtgccgccggcgcaactgatgccACAGGTCTGGAGGGTAATGCGCCTGGTTGACCATTTGGCGGGCCAATTAGACATGGAATTCCGGGTCGAGGACCTTGTGTACACCTACAAGGTCCAGAACTATGGGGCTGGTaggtacttgctgcatgtcaaggatgaCAGGGAGGCCCTTCTTGGTGCGGATAAGTCGAACGACCGtgggtggatgggtcggttcttttttgtggagttggctagtttagggtCTGACTCCGAATTTTTGACGGGAgagtggatggctagaggtatttgtttgttttttggtgtttttgggcttgtggatttgactttgtctcacttttttgtttttgtaggtgcatccTTCGACACAGTTGGTGTCGGTGCTGAAGCCATAGAGAAGACTGCTGTGCTGCTGGAAATTCCTATAAAGGACAGAGCCTTTGTCGGCACCAAGTTCGAGCGCGAAGAGCCTCAGGAAGAAGAGATCTCTGAACCTGTGAgcatgtcgacatcaacag GAACTGGCCCCTCGACTCGTTTTGGTAAGGCTCCCTCTGCGGATGCACTGCTGAAGAAGCGGCTCGAGTCGCTAGGGAATACCTCCCGAGCCAAACCCATCACCATGTTGTCACCTCCGAAGCCGCCAAAGACTTCAACGGACACCACGGTGACAGGGGAGACCAGCTTGCTCATGCCTGCTGAGAAGAAACTGCCaccttgtgagggggtcgaaaaagcgcgaggctaa